CGCCGGACGCGGGGAGCGGATCGCCGTCGAGTCCCCGTCCTACGCCAACATCCTCCAGCTGATGCGCGCCGCCGGGGTCCGGCTGGTGCCCGTGGCCATGGCCGAGGGGCTCGCCGGCTGGGACATGGACGTCTGGCGCCAGGTGCTGCGCGACTCGGCCCCCCGCCTCGCGTACGTCGTCGCCGACTTCCACAACCCGACCGGGGCCCTGGCCTCCGAGGAGCAGCGCCGGGCCATGGTGGAGGCGGCCCGGGCGGCCGGCACCGTCCTGGTCGCCGACGAGACCATGCTCGAACTCAAGCTGGACCCCGATCTGGAGATGCCCCGCCCGGTCTGCTCCTTCGACCCGGCCGGCTCCACAGTGATCACCGTGGGCTCGGCCAGCAAGGCCTTCTGGGCGGGCATGCGGATCGGCTGGGTCCGCGCGGCCCCCGATGTCATCCGCAGCCTCGTCGCGGCGCGCGCGTACGCCGACCTGGGCACGCCGGTGCTGGAACAGCTCGCGGTGAACTGGCTGATGCGGACAGGCGGCTGGCAGGAGGCCGTCGGGATCCGCCGCGACCAGGCCCGCGAGAACCGTGACGCGCTGGTCGCGGCGGTCCGCCGGCAGCTGCCGGACTGGGAGTTCGTGGTCCCGCAGGGCGGGCTGACCCTGTGGGCCCGCGCGGGCGGGCTCTCCGGGTCCCGGCTGGCCGAGGTGGGGGAGCGGGTCGGCGTACGGGTCCCCTCGGGCCCCCGCTTCGGTGTGGACGGGGCCTTCGAGGGCTACGTCCGGCTCCCCTTCACCGTGGGCGGCCCGGTGGCGGACGAGGCCGCCACCCGCCTGGCCGCAGCGGCCCGCCTGGTCGGCACGGGCGCGGGCGGCA
This genomic window from Streptomyces sp. NBC_01351 contains:
- a CDS encoding SCO1417 family MocR-like transcription factor, yielding MAEWTSAVGAAQLARLITSQQERTAVPGARKLPAYRTLADGIRLLVLEGRVPVAARLPAERELAGSLSLSRTTVAAAYEALRGEGFLESRRGAGSWTSVPAGNPLPARGLEPLPPESLGSMIDLGCAALPAPEPWLTKAVQGALEELPPYAHTHGDYPAGLPALRRMLADRYTEQGIPTMPEQIMVTTGAMGAIDAICSLFAGRGERIAVESPSYANILQLMRAAGVRLVPVAMAEGLAGWDMDVWRQVLRDSAPRLAYVVADFHNPTGALASEEQRRAMVEAARAAGTVLVADETMLELKLDPDLEMPRPVCSFDPAGSTVITVGSASKAFWAGMRIGWVRAAPDVIRSLVAARAYADLGTPVLEQLAVNWLMRTGGWQEAVGIRRDQARENRDALVAAVRRQLPDWEFVVPQGGLTLWARAGGLSGSRLAEVGERVGVRVPSGPRFGVDGAFEGYVRLPFTVGGPVADEAATRLAAAARLVGTGAGGSGAEPPRTFVA